In a genomic window of Alcanivorax sp.:
- a CDS encoding DUF932 domain-containing protein, which produces MAHLVENMAYVGRTPWHGLGNQLASQQPLEVWMREAGMDWEIRETPVRFISSEAGALGQISSFPDQKVLFRSDNQEPLSVVSNRFKVVQPREVLEFYRDLTEQSGFELETAGVLKGGRKLWALARTGQSGTLAGNDQTNGYVLLATACDGTLATTAQFTSIRVVCNNTLAVALNGNTHAVKVRHNTTFDPQSVKKQLGISVSAWDDFMYRLKALSERRITRKTAKKVMQTIFTDTGYQPPGMPVKANEQAMKKAMALYEGAGRGSDLTSAKNTAYGLLNAVTEFVDHERRARSTDNRLDSAWFGKGAQIKQRALEQTSLLVA; this is translated from the coding sequence ATGGCACATCTTGTCGAAAACATGGCCTATGTAGGCCGTACCCCCTGGCACGGGCTGGGCAACCAGCTGGCCAGCCAACAGCCGCTGGAAGTCTGGATGCGCGAAGCGGGCATGGATTGGGAGATCCGTGAGACCCCGGTGCGCTTTATCAGCAGCGAAGCCGGCGCGCTCGGCCAGATCTCATCGTTCCCGGATCAGAAGGTGCTGTTCCGTTCTGACAATCAAGAGCCCCTGTCGGTAGTGAGCAACCGCTTTAAGGTGGTTCAGCCCCGTGAGGTGCTGGAGTTCTACCGGGATCTCACCGAGCAATCCGGCTTCGAGCTGGAGACCGCTGGCGTATTGAAAGGGGGCCGCAAGCTTTGGGCGCTTGCGCGTACCGGGCAGTCCGGCACGTTGGCTGGGAATGACCAAACCAACGGCTATGTGCTGCTGGCCACGGCTTGTGACGGCACCCTGGCTACCACGGCGCAGTTCACCAGTATCCGGGTCGTCTGCAATAACACCCTTGCGGTGGCACTGAATGGCAATACCCATGCGGTGAAGGTACGCCACAACACCACCTTTGATCCGCAGTCGGTGAAGAAGCAGCTAGGCATCTCTGTCTCTGCCTGGGATGACTTCATGTATCGCCTGAAGGCCCTCAGCGAGCGCCGCATTACCCGCAAGACCGCCAAGAAGGTCATGCAGACCATCTTCACCGACACCGGCTATCAGCCACCGGGCATGCCGGTGAAGGCCAACGAACAGGCCATGAAGAAAGCCATGGCTCTGTATGAGGGTGCCGGTCGCGGGTCGGATCTGACGTCCGCCAAGAACACAGCCTACGGCCTGCTCAATGCGGTCACCGAGTTCGTGGACCATGAGCGACGAGCCCGCAGCACCGACAACCGGCTGGACTCGGCCTGGTTCGGCAAGGGTGCCCAGATCAAGCAACGTGCTCTGGAGCAAACTTCCCTGCTGGTCGCCTGA
- a CDS encoding helix-turn-helix transcriptional regulator, translating into MAGQHLMEIPVAFGKAVKIRRIELSISQEDLANRAGLSRSFLSGVELGNRQASVSTVWRLSEALECRPSDLWLKAEVLIVGES; encoded by the coding sequence ATGGCAGGTCAGCATTTGATGGAAATTCCGGTTGCCTTTGGCAAAGCAGTCAAGATTAGGCGTATTGAGCTGAGTATCAGCCAAGAGGATTTGGCTAACAGGGCAGGGCTCTCCAGATCCTTTCTGTCCGGTGTTGAGCTGGGTAATCGACAAGCCTCGGTTTCAACGGTGTGGCGTCTGTCCGAGGCATTGGAGTGCCGCCCTTCAGATCTATGGTTGAAGGCTGAAGTGCTGATCGTTGGCGAGAGTTAA
- a CDS encoding DUF6694 family lipoprotein has product MINKLIITLLFAAFMTGCGETFDASNDNMIRVSYNGILETLDGKEEEQFKRQYQFYTEQYELPQDPEEPGINFAQNDIESLHGLTYGEVISKVAQHEQYVADIRREEDLFMLRELHGLYLDSREKILSSMKDLPVALEAMEAKFLGPLAIKAELDNNTDYTIREFSLEVSVVQRSTGEQVYSTSVFADLGNDPLPPGYSYTSSFGDQKVQEVIQDKNYTVIGYLSNVIVDDGRRVYAKMAESNFLQYASLKRAYPEEFKDIQEELGDPVI; this is encoded by the coding sequence ATGATTAACAAACTGATCATCACTCTATTATTCGCAGCATTCATGACCGGCTGCGGTGAAACATTTGATGCTTCGAATGACAACATGATCCGGGTCTCGTACAACGGGATTTTAGAGACTTTGGATGGTAAAGAAGAGGAGCAGTTCAAACGCCAGTACCAGTTCTATACAGAACAGTATGAACTCCCGCAGGATCCTGAAGAGCCTGGTATCAATTTTGCTCAAAATGACATTGAGTCACTTCATGGCCTCACCTACGGGGAGGTCATCAGCAAAGTCGCGCAGCATGAACAGTACGTTGCCGACATTCGCAGGGAAGAAGATCTCTTTATGCTCCGAGAGCTCCATGGCCTCTATCTAGATAGCAGAGAAAAGATCTTGTCGTCGATGAAAGACCTGCCAGTGGCCCTAGAAGCGATGGAAGCAAAATTCCTGGGGCCGCTGGCCATCAAAGCCGAACTCGATAACAACACCGATTACACTATCAGGGAATTCTCCCTAGAGGTGAGCGTCGTCCAGAGAAGTACGGGGGAACAGGTTTACTCAACGTCAGTATTCGCCGACCTTGGTAATGACCCGCTCCCGCCCGGCTACTCCTACACCAGCTCATTTGGAGATCAAAAAGTACAAGAGGTGATACAAGACAAGAACTACACCGTGATTGGGTATCTATCCAATGTCATCGTTGATGATGGCAGGCGCGTATATGCCAAGATGGCTGAAAGTAACTTCCTACAGTACGCCTCTTTGAAAAGAGCCTACCCTGAAGAGTTCAAGGATATTCAGGAAGAGCTGGGCGATCCGGTTATCTAG
- a CDS encoding lambda-exonuclease family protein, giving the protein MAQPKSTTPTQRPALRLVSTKQMSREDWLKIRKQGIGASDAAAAVGISPYQSPLELWMIKTGRDGLLPAPDPDDIQSPLYWGTLLEPKVAEAYAKITGNKVRRVNSVLQHPDEDKPWMLANLDYAVVGNDDVQILECKTTGQYGAKLWADGVPEYIQCQVQHQLAVTGKQAADVAVLICGQELQIHRIERDEALIAHLYELEREFWQLVEADTPPDPDGSDSAGNALQALYPQDKGETMDLTDNPAIEGDFNELLDLRDTLGRLSNRESTLKQRIQQTMGLASKATFTEGSVTWKRSKDSTSLDTKALLQDQPDLLKQYPKHKAGSRRFLVRPNA; this is encoded by the coding sequence ATGGCACAACCGAAAAGCACAACTCCTACCCAGCGCCCGGCACTGCGCCTTGTCTCTACCAAGCAGATGAGCCGGGAGGACTGGCTGAAGATCCGCAAGCAGGGCATTGGCGCCAGTGATGCGGCTGCCGCCGTCGGCATCAGCCCGTACCAGTCACCGCTGGAGCTGTGGATGATCAAGACCGGGCGCGATGGTCTGTTACCCGCGCCTGATCCCGATGACATCCAATCGCCGCTCTACTGGGGCACCCTGCTGGAGCCCAAGGTGGCCGAGGCTTACGCCAAGATCACCGGCAACAAGGTTCGGCGGGTGAATTCCGTTCTGCAGCACCCGGATGAAGACAAGCCCTGGATGCTCGCCAATCTGGATTACGCCGTGGTGGGTAACGATGACGTACAGATCCTCGAGTGCAAAACCACCGGCCAGTACGGCGCCAAGCTCTGGGCCGATGGGGTTCCCGAGTACATCCAATGCCAAGTGCAGCATCAGCTAGCGGTCACCGGAAAGCAGGCTGCCGATGTGGCCGTGTTGATCTGCGGACAGGAGTTGCAGATTCATCGGATCGAACGGGATGAGGCGTTGATCGCTCACCTGTACGAGCTGGAGCGGGAGTTCTGGCAGCTGGTGGAAGCGGACACGCCACCGGACCCGGATGGCTCCGACTCAGCAGGGAACGCCCTGCAAGCGCTCTACCCCCAGGACAAAGGGGAAACCATGGATCTCACGGACAACCCGGCCATCGAAGGCGACTTCAATGAGCTACTGGATCTGCGTGACACCCTGGGCCGATTGAGCAACCGGGAATCCACCCTCAAGCAACGCATCCAGCAGACCATGGGGTTGGCCAGCAAGGCCACCTTCACAGAGGGCTCTGTGACCTGGAAGCGAAGCAAGGACTCCACTAGCCTGGACACGAAAGCTCTCCTGCAGGATCAGCCTGATCTGCTCAAGCAGTACCCCAAGCACAAGGCCGGGAGCCGTCGCTTCCTGGTTCGCCCCAATGCTTAA
- the radC gene encoding DNA repair protein RadC — MDIPTFVKNEQGLYHVQGCVKPEEIVSTAATILLDELTDREALTAPTDVAQFLQLALAQEKNEVFSAIFLNNKHKVLSFETLFNGTIDSSAVYPRVVVQRALDCNAAAIIFAHNHPSGCSEPSTADRQITKRLKDALALIDVRVLDHFVVSRSSYVSLAERGWL; from the coding sequence ATGGATATTCCCACTTTCGTAAAGAACGAGCAGGGCCTGTACCACGTACAGGGCTGCGTTAAACCCGAGGAGATCGTCAGTACGGCGGCCACCATCCTGCTGGATGAGCTTACCGACCGGGAGGCCCTGACCGCGCCTACCGATGTCGCCCAGTTCCTGCAACTGGCTCTGGCACAGGAGAAAAACGAAGTCTTCTCGGCCATCTTCCTCAACAACAAGCACAAGGTGCTCAGTTTCGAGACCTTGTTCAACGGCACCATTGATAGCTCCGCTGTTTACCCCCGCGTGGTAGTGCAACGCGCTCTGGACTGCAATGCCGCAGCCATCATCTTCGCCCATAACCACCCTTCCGGTTGCAGTGAGCCCTCCACTGCCGACCGGCAAATCACCAAACGCCTCAAGGACGCCCTCGCACTGATCGATGTGCGGGTGTTGGACCACTTTGTGGTGTCCCGTTCCAGCTACGTGAGCCTCGCCGAGCGCGGCTGGCTCTAA